In Nostoc piscinale CENA21, the genomic stretch CCTGAGAGATATTCCCTGGTGGCGCTGATTTCTGCACAATAAGTCAGTAATCAAACTGGATTTTTCTAGTCAGCAGCATAATGCCATCCACAAATAAACGTCCTTTTCGTTGGTTGTTGCAACAGTTTCAACTCAAACCAGGGAAACCCGCAATTTTCTCTGGTTTTCGGAGTCTGTTGATTTTGGGTGTTCCTATTGGGTTAGGAATTATGACAGGGAATGCGGCTGCAAGTGCAGTTGCGACTATGGCGGCTTGGTTTGTGGGGATGGTAAATGTTGATGGTACTTACCGCCAGCAATTGAGGGCGATGATTGCTGCTACTATTGCAGTGACGCTAGTATTTCTGATTGCTAGTCTGGTTAGCAGTCATCTCTGGTTAGCTATCCCAGCGACGTTTGTTGTGATATTTATCGCAGGTTTAGCGGGTTTGTATGGCAATGTCGCTGCATCTGTTAGCTTGGTGACTTCCATTATGTTTGTAATTGCCCTGGCTAGATTTGCGACATTTACCAATTTTCCGACTCTGATTCTACACTGTCTGCTATGTCTAGCTGGGGGAACATGGACAATTTTACTGTCATTGGGCTTTTGGGCGGTGCAACCTCATGATCTTGTCAGGCAAGCTGTGGCTAATTGTTATCTCTCGTTGAGTCAATTTGTAGATTTAGTGAAGGAGAGAGTCTTTGATTACCAAGATACTCAGGCGTGGACAGAACGATTTTTGCCAGCGCAGGATGCTGTAATTCAAAATTTAACTGCGGCGCGGAGTTTGTGGACAGCAAGATGGACTGTGCAGAAAGGCGCTAATCAGCAGGGAAATAATTTATTGGTGTTGATTGAAGATGTCAATCAAATTCTCAATGGGATTGTGGCATTAAATGAACTTTTAGCGATCGCATCTGCACATCAGTTATTTTCTCACTTACAGACCGAGATTCAACAAGCGATCGCACAATTGGTAATTGCTCTGGAAATGTTATCAAAAGTGATCGCTAAAGGCAAAAACTCAGTTCATTTAGGCGATTTACATCGTACCATTGAAGCACTACAACACCAATGGCAAGTTCTCCGTTCTCAGATTCTCTGCACCACTCACCCCCAAACAGATGACTATGGCGATTTAGTTAATCTGCGGCAAATTACCAGCAGTTTGATAAATCTTGCCCAGCAAATACAAACTGATGCCGCGATTGTGGCAGATTATAACCAAGGAAAACAGCGTCTGATTCCGCAAGCAGATATTTCTACGCTCCCTGAGTCAAACTCTGCTGTAATTATTAACACATTACGAAATAACTTAACCTTCGATTCCTTAACCTTTCGCCATGCCTTACGTTTAGCACTAATTACAACATTTGCAGAATTTCTGGCTGCAATCTTACAGTTACCCAGAGGTTACTGGATTACTTTAACGGCTTTAGTGGCACTTAAACCCAACTTTGGCGGAACCTCTGAAACAACGGTGCAGAGAGTCTTCGGTACAATGTTAGGCGGATTTATGGGGATTGTGCTGATTTTATTAGTGCAGAATCAAAATGCGATCGCACTTTGTTTACTGCTGTTAGTATTTATGGCTATGTCGGTGCGACCTTTAAGCTACAGCCTATTTACCATCTTGCTAACTCCTGCCATTATCTTATTACTTAATTTAATTAGTGCAGGTGGCTGGCAAGTAGGAGTTTTGCGAATTATTGATAGTATATTTGGCGGTGTTTTAGCCTTAGCTGGCAGCTATTTACTATTTCCCAGTTGGGAACGACAACAACTTCCCATCCAATTAGAAAAAACTATTCGCGCTAATCTTGCCTACTTTCAGCAAGTGATTACTAACTACCTTAATCCAGAACAAAATGGATTGACTTCTATTAATAACTTACGCCATCAAGCAGCATTAGAAAATGCCAACGCCACCGCCGCAGCCCAAAGATTATTTAGCGAACCTCGTCACGTCCAAGGTGAAATTGAACCTGTCATGACTTTGATTTTATACATTCGTGGCTTTTTCAGTTCAGTAACAACTTTAGCCGAACATCTGCGCGAATTTAGCGGCCAGTATCAATTTACAGAACTTTCACAAATTACAGATACTATTGTGCAGATTGTAGAAAACCTAGCAGATAGTCTCCAACAAAAACAGCCACCCCAATCATTACCACCATTGGATAATTATCTTGAAATTATTCACAATCAAGTTGAGCAGTTACATACTGCACGTTTATCAGAAATTCCTAGACATTCTCACACTGTAACTCCTACATTACAAGCAGTGCGAGAACAAACTACCTTATCTACAGAACTAGAACGCATTATTAATGAAATTAAAGTGATTCACTGTGTAATTGCTCGTTGGCAAAGTTGAATATAATTCACAATTTATTGCTGATATAGCAGTCATATTTGATATTTGAATATAAGAGACAAGGGAGACAAGAACTATGTGTACACACTAACATTTGTGTAGTGAATCTTTATATCTCATACAAAGTAGAGACGTTGCATACAACGTCTCTATAAATTTAGCTGAAAAGAATTATTAGCTATAGCAGTAGTCAGATATGTTAGGACAATTTGAAAGCTTGAAAGCCAGGATTAGTAAGACTTTTTCTCCTGCCTTCTGCTATAATTATTGCAGTGCCGCTAAAGTTCTACTACCAATAATGCCATCTGCTCTTAATTTTTTAGATTTTTGAAATTTAATGACTGCTGCGCGTGTATTTTTGTCAAATACACCGTTAACATCGGCTGTATAGAAACCTTGTTTTTTTAACAAATTCTGCACATTTTTCACAGATTCTCCTCTGCTACCGATGGTCAGTATGTTACTACGCTGGGCTACATTAGTTGGTTTGCGTTTAGCGTTAGCTTTTTGGACTGGAGTAGCTTTTTTCGCAGTGTTATTTGGTTGGGTATGTGGCTGTGTTACGTGAGTAGTGGTGGTGGGATTTGTGGTTTTCTCTTTAGTGACAGAATAGGCAGGTAAAGTAGTAGCTAAAGCTATAGCTGGGACTAACGCAATTACTTTCCAATTCATAGTTTTTTCCTACTTAATGATCAAGCATTTAGCAATTTTGATTTGCAGAGTAAATTAAATCAGTTGCAAGACCTGATTTAACTCTTATTAGTAACTGGAATATCTTTCCAGAGCTTTAGCATCACATACCTGATTGACAGAATTATTGCAAAATTATGACAAAACCATGAACTGTATATTAATGATTGTGTCGCACAAATTCGGGCTGGAGATGGTTAAAAGTTTATTTGAAATTTTCTCACAATTAGTAATATTCTATAAAGCGGCATTTTCAAATCAGGGGTGAGAAAAGCTGAAAACCCTCTCTTTCTACCTTACCCCTTGCCACCTGCGGCCTAATTGTGCATTATTATATGTTCAAAAGCGTAGATAAGCTCATTGTATACAACATCTCTACAAAACTGATCACTAGCTTCTAGTACAGGTCGGCAGAAATAAACAGACCACACTTCGACCATGCTCAGTAATCATCTGGAATTGCTAAAAAGCTTGTGGTATGACTATTCTTGTCTTTACTTTTGCCTTTTTCCTTTTGCCTTGTTGTACTAGCCTCCAGTCCCTCCTTCATACTTTGCGATGAAATTTGTCTCATCGGGACTGCCTTCTGCTATAGTTACAATTTTGATCGGTTAATATGGCGATCGCATATTCAAAAATCTCAAAACTGCCCGATTATGTTGTGTGGGTGTATCTTAACTCTTAATTATGCTGAGTAGTGTTGACCGATTATTATTTGTGCGCCGAGTCCCGATTTTTAAAGAATTGCGGGATGATTTTATTGTGCGGCTAACTTCAGTGATGCACGAATTGTCATTTCCGGCAAATTATACAATTTTTAGACAGGGTGAAGAAGGGCGATCGCTCTATATAGTGGTATCAGGTAGAGTTAAAGTCCACATTGGTAATAAATTTCTCGCAGAAGTAGAGCAGGGAAAATACTTTGGCGAGATGGCAGTATTTGATACACAGCCCCGTTCTGCCACTGCTACTACCATCGAACCTTGTGAATGCTTAGAACTCACACAAGAACAACTTTATGACGCAATTGAAGAAACTCCCGAAATTGCCGTCAACATCATTCGTGAGTTATCACGGCTCATCCGCAGATTGAATGAAAGTGTTGAAGTAACTCATTCATAGTCTTATAAAATTGGGATTAATACACTTGAATTATTATTCATGCTACGTAAATTTACTAGTCGGGATGAATTGATAACGTATCTGCGAGAACAATTTCCCCAAGCCGCAGAACGTGACGACCATATTAGTAATACTATTGGTGGACGCAAAGCAGCCCAAAAAGCATTACAAAAAGTAGACCCAGCCGCCTACAGCAAAACTCGTAACTTTTTTACAGGTGCAGTCACAAAACTTTCACCATATATTCGCTATGGGGTTTTAAGTCTAGCCGAAATCCGCGAATATGTATTAGATCATGTCCAGCAGCCAGAAGATGCCACTAAACTAATTAACGAATTAGGCTGGCGTGATTATTGGCAGCGATTGTATGTCAAGCTAGGTGATGGCATCTGGCAAGACCAAGAAGAATATAAAACAGGTTATACAGTCTCAGAATACGCCCCAGAACTACCCCAAGATATTCAAGCAGGTAGCACAGGGCGAGTTTGTATTGACAGTTTCAGCCAAGAATTGCGAGAAACTGGCTACTTACACAACCACGGGCGGATGTGGTTAGCCGCTTACATCATTCATTGGCGGCGTATCCGTTGGCAAGCCGGGGCTAAATGGTTTTTACAACATCTTTTAGATGGTGATCCTGCCAGTAATAATATGTCTTGGCAATGGGTAGCCAGCACATTTAGCCATAAACCATATTTTTTCAACCGCGAGAATTTAGAACGCTATACCAAAGGTGTCTATTGTCAAAAATGCCCTCTATACGGACATTGTGACTTTGAAGGTAGCTACGAAGAATTAGAACAGAAGTTGTTTCCCAAAGGGGAATTTACCAAACAGCCAAATAGTCAAAGTTGGCAGCGTGGCAAGAAAGGGAAAAAATGAATAAACCAATTATCTGGATACACGGCGACTGTCTCAGTCCATCCAACCCCGCATTTCAAGAATATCCCGATGCCCCGGCGATTTGGGTTTGGGACGATGCTTTAATTGAAGAATGGCAATTAAGCCTGAAACGCATCGCCTTTATTTATGAATGCTTGCTAGAGTTGCCAGTAGAAATTCGTCGTGGCAATGTTGCCCAAGAAATTTTAGCCTTTGCCAAAGAACACAATGCTAATTTGGTGGTGACAGCCGAAAGTCCTAGTCCGAGATTTGATGATATCTGCGATGACATAGAACGTTCTATGAAATTGGAAGTATTAGCCGTGGAACCATTTTTTGAATATGACGGCTATATCGATTTAAAGCGTTTTTCCCGCTATTGGAAAGTAGCGGAAAAGTATGTTTTTGAGTGCTGAGTGCTGTACACTGAGCGTAGCCGAAGTGTGAGTGCTGAGTTTTGAGTGCTAAGTAAAGAATTATTCCCCCTGCCTCCTGCCTCCTGCCCCCTGCCTCTAAGGCGATAAACGCTCAATTTTCCAACTGCCATCATCTAAAAGAGTATAAAGCAAGCGATCGTGTAGTCGGCTAGGACGACCTTGCCAAAACTCCATTTCAGAAGGGATGACTCTTAAACCCCCCCAATGGGGAGGACGGGGAACTTCTTGATTTTCATATTTACTCTGAAACAGTTCCATTCGCTTTTCTAGCAGTTCTCGGCTTTCGATAACTTCGCTTTGATGAGAAACCCAAGCACCTAAGCGACTGTTAGGTGGACGACTCTCGAAATACTTGTCTGACTCTGCTTCCGAAACTTTTTCTACATGACCACAAATTCGCACTTGACGTTCTAATTCTGCCCACCAAAAAACCAAAGCTGCTTGAGGATTTTCTGCGAGTTCTTGTCCTTTGTGACTGTCGTAATTAGTAAAAAAAACAAAACCTCGTTCATCAAAATCTTTGAGTAACACCATTCTCGCCGCAGGTTTAGCATCAGGTGTGGCAGTAGCTAAAGTCATGGCATTGGGTTCTGGTAATTGCGCTGCTAATGCCTGCTCAAACCATTTTTTAAATTGTATAAATGGATTAGGATCAACTTCAGTTTCAGTTAAGTCTTGTAATGTGTAATCTTTGCGGAGATCAGCTATGGTGGTGTTCATCGTTATGTATTTCCTCTATAACAGATACACTTATACAGGGCTTAGTTAAAAATATCTATAAATCATGGCTGGTATCAATGCCAGTTGCCCAAATTTTTTCCCGAACCGTCTCAAGCATCAAATCCAATGCGCCGTTCAGCCTCTCTGCAAACTCTGTTATTCTACGGTTTGAGCGGCCCGATTATCGCTCTCAATGTTGGGCTGCTATCAATACTTTTCAACTATTTTAAGCATCCCATTACGATTGTGAGTGTTGCGGCGATTTTAGCTTTTTTACTGAATTACCCAGTGAAGTTTTTTTGAACGTGCCCGCATCACACGTACACAGGCAGTCATCATAGTGTTGTTGGTGACATTGACTTTGTTTGTAATTTTGGGTGTGACTTTAGTCCCAATAGTAATTGACCAAACAATTCAACTGTTAAATAAAATTCCTGATTGGTTAACTGCGAGTCAAACCAACCTAGAACAACTGGAAGCATTTGCCCAAAAGCGCCGTTTACCTTTAGATTTACGAGTACTGAGTAATCAAATCAACGCCAGCATTCAAAATATAGTCCAGCAGTTGGCATCTGGGGCGGTGGGTGTGGCGGGGACTTTGTTATCGGGCTTATTAAATATTGTACTGGTGGTTGTGCTGGCATTTTATATGCTTTTGTATGGCGATCACGTCTGGCTCGGTTTAATCAATCTTTTGCCGTCTGACATTGGCGTACCTTTGACGGTATCTCTACAGCTAAATTTTCAAAGATTTTTCTTGAGTCAATTGTTACTCGGCTTATTCATGATAGTGACTCTCACCCCGATTTTTCTTGTGATGAAAGCGCCCTTTGCCTTGTTATTTGCCATAGTTATCGGCATATCAGAACTGATTCCCTTTATTGGGGCAACTTTGGGCATTAGTTTAGTGACAATTTTAGTGATGTTGCAAAATGGCTGGTTAGGAGTGCAAGTTGCGATCGCCGCAATTATTATGCAACAAATTAAAGATAATCTCTTAGCACCCAAATTACTCGGTGACTTTATTGGCCTCAACCCCATTTGGATTTTTGTTTCTATTTTGATTGGATTTGAAATTGCTGGATTGTTAGGTACACTGGTGGCTGTTCCCATCGCTGGCACCATTAAAGGCACCTTTGATGCCATCAAAACTAACAAAGGAGGTAATTTCGTCTCAACTTTCACCATCCCCCACGACCCACCAGAAGACCGGATAAATTAGGGAGTAGGGAGTAGGAAGTAGGGGGAAGAATGTTTTACTCAGCACTCAGCACTTTCAACTCAGCACTATTAAGTTATTTTGCTGAAACACCAGTATAAAAACCTAATGATATATTAGTTTGTCCATAAATAATTAAATTAACTAGACTATTTTGCTGGGATTTGTTTCACCGACCTCAAATCACAACTTCCATAATTCGGAAATCAGAATGGATGCTTCCGAGCTATTAGAGACAATAACACTCCTTATTGACCAAGCCGAACGGGGGGAAATAGACCCTTGGGATGTCAAGGTCATAGAGGTAATTGACCGTTATTTAGAATTTATGGCACCGGAAGCGACAACAAAAGGCTACGAAGCCGATTTATCTCAATCTGGCCAAGCTTTTTTGTCTGCATCAATGCTGGTGTTATTCAAAGCAAATACCTTGATGCAATGGTCAACCGCTGGAGATGTCCCAGAAATTTTAGAAGATGACGGTATAACTGATTTGGAAAATGGCCTCTCTCATCAGCGTCGTTTGCCATTAGAGTTGCAGCTACGCCGCCGTCCCTCGGCCATGCCACCGCCTAAGCGACGTGTCACCCTGCAAGAATTAATTGAACAATTGCAGCTAATGGCAAATCAGCTAAAACTCGTCCAAAAAGTTGATAAGCCGGCGCGGGTGAAGCGTCAGCCTAGTGTCCGTACTATGCGGCAGGCGTTAGAATTAGCTCACCAAGAAAATCTCACAGAAGTTGCCCAAGAACTGGAGGAGTTACTGCGTAGTGCGGCTCAAGAATTATTTCAAGAACAAAATTATGTCACCCTCGAACAGCTTGTACAATTATGGTCTCAAAATCAGCAACCACAGCACAATAATTCTCACCATGAGTCAGAACACAGCCACTTAGTTGGTGTGTTTTGGGCTTTACTATTGTTATCCGCTCAATCTAAAGTCGAGTTATTTCAAGCGGAATTTTACCAAGAAATCCAAATTCGACTGATTACAGATGCCCCTAACATCCCAAAATCAGTAGAACAACCAATAAACTAAATCACTAGTTCAGACTAAAAATAATTATGTAAGTTATACAGAGATACTAGAGCTATTTTTTTAAGTTTTAGCAAATTTAGAATATTAGCAATGCCTGCGGTGGGCTATGTCTACGTCTGTAGTCTATCTCTCTATGGTTGCAATAACCAGTAAATTACTGTTATCCCTGTTTCTAGGAGTTACTTAGAACAGAGATAAAAACTGATGATTAAGTATTACTCGTTGAAAGTAAACTGGCTTGTGGTTGAGGAACAAATTTTATGAAAGCGATGATTCTCGCGGCGGGTAAGGGTACTCGCGTTCGTCCCATTACCTACACGACTCCCAAACCAATGATTCCTATCTTGCAAAAGCCAGTGATGGAATTTTTACTGGAACTTTTGCGTCAACATGGTTTTGACCAAATTATGGTCAATGTTAGCCATTTAGCTGAAGAAATTGAAAACTATTTCCGCGACGGTCAACGGTTTGGCGTACAAATTGCCTATTCTTTTGAAGGCAAAATTGATGACGGTAAACTGGTGGGGGAAGCCATTGGTTCTGCGGGAGGAATGAGGCGTATCCAAGATTTCTCGCCGTTTTTCGACGATACTTTTGTAGTATTATGCGGCGATGCTTTAATTGATTTGGATTTAACAGCAGCTGTCAAGTGGCATAAATCTAAAGGGTCTATTGCCACAATCATTTCTAAATCTGTTCCCCTAGAAGAAGTTTCTAGTTATGGTGTTGTCGTCACTGATGAAGATGGACGTGTCAAAGCTTTCCAAGAAAAACCTTCAGTAGAAGAAGCCCTCAGCACCAATATCAACACAGGGATTTACATTTTTGAGCCAGACGTATTTCAGTACATACCATCTGGAGTTGAATATGACATCGGTAGCCAGTTATTCCCAAAACTAGTAGAAATTGGTGCGCCTTTCTACGCGATTCCGATGGATTTTGAATGGGTAGATATTGGTAAAGTCCCAGACTATTGGCGGGCAATTCGTGGGGTACTACTGGGTGAAATCAAAAATGTCCAAATTCCTGGTCATGAGGTCGCCCCTGGAATCTACACTGGCTTAAATGTGGCGATCAATTGGGACAAAGTAGAGATCACTGGCCCAGTTTACATTGGTGGAATGACCAGAATTGAAGATGGGGCGAAAATTGTTGGCCCAGCCATGATAGGCCCGAATTGCTGGATATGTAGTGGCGCAACTGTAGATAACAGCGTCATCTTTGAATGGTCACGTTTGGGGCCGGGTGTCCGCTTAGTTGATAAGCTGGTGTTTGGTCGTTATTGCGTGGATAAAACAGGCGCATCTATTGATGTGCAAGCCGCTGCTTTAGACTGGCTGATTACTGATGCGCGTCAAGCACCACCAGTCCACACGCCTCTAGAACGACAAGCGATTGAAGAATTGCTGGGGACAAACGCGAGTTAATGAAAGCAAAAGGTAAAAGGTGAGGCAGTGCGTTGGACGGGTCTCCCGACTCCCTCACTGCCGAACCCGAAGGGCAAAAGTAAAAAATGTATTCTTTTGCCTTTTTACTTTTTACTTCCTAGCTGTTCAGATAGGTGTATCTTCTGAGACTTTGCTCGTAGGTTTGCAGTAATCTTTGCGATTCTGCTAGGGTAATGCGTTTTTCTTCTAACGCTTTCTCACAGCGTTGGCGGATATTTTCTACCATATCTTCGGAGTCGTACTGCACGTAACTTACTACCTCGCTCATGGTATCGCCTTTGACGACGTGTTGAATTTGGTAGCCTTTGGGTGTGAGTTGAATATGAACGGCGTTGGTATCACCAAACAAGTTGTGCAGGTTGCCCATGATTTCTTGGTACGCACCATTGAGGAACATTCCCAAGTAATAGGGTTCGCCTGGTTGGAAGGTGTGCAGTTCTAAAACAGATTTGACATCACGTAGGTCAATAAAGCGGTCTATTTTACCGTCACTGTCGCAGGTGAGGTCTGCCAAAATTCCCCGCCTTGTTGGTTCTTCATCGAGGCGGTGGATAGGCATAATGGGAAATAACTGGTCGATCGCCCAACAATCTGGTGCTGATTGAAACACCGACAAGTTGGAGTAGTAGATGGAAGCCATGATTTTTTCTAGGTCTTCCAGTTCATCGGGTACGTAGTCTTGCTGCCTGGTAATGTCTAGAATTTTCTGACAACAAGCCCAGTAGAGACGCTCGGCTTTGGCTCTTTCCCGTAGACGCAAAATTCCTAAGTTAAAGCGACTTATGGCTTCTTCTTTAAATTGGGTTGCGTCGTGGAAAAACTCTTGGTAGTTTTCTTTGTTAATTGATTGGTAGGTTTCCCACAAGTAATTGATAATTGGTGATTCTCCCTCTTGTGGGGGTTCGGGGGGCTGGAGGGGGACATCACTGGTACTGAGAATATCAAAAATCAGCACCGATTGGTGAGAGGCGATCGCCCTACCACTTTCACTAATCAGTGTTGGTACGGGAATTTGTCTCTCCGCACAGGTATCTTTTAACTCTGCCACAATATCGTTGGCATAGTTCTGCATGTTGTAGTTTTTCGAGGCGTAGAAGTTGGTTTGGGAACCGTCATAATCTACACCCAAGCCACCACCAACATCGAGATATTTCATATCTGCTCCCAACATCGCCAACTCTACGTAAATCCGGCTGGCTTCTTGGATAGCATCTTTAATCACATTGATGGCAGAAATTTGCGAACCGATGTGGAAATGTAACAACTGCAAAGACTCGATTAACTCGGCTTCGCGCAATTTGTCTACAGCTTCGATAATTTCGGGCATTGTCAAGCCAAATTTGGCGCGATCGCCACTGGATGTTCCCCAGCGTCCCATTCCTTGGGTGCTGAGTTTGGCACGTACTCCCAAAATTGGTTTAATCCCTAACTGGCGATTAGCCGCAATTACCAAATCAACTTCTTCAATCTGTTCTAAAACGATGATTGGGGTTTGGCCTAGTCTTTGGGCTAACATCGCCGTTTCGATGTATTCCCGGTCTTTGTAGCCGTTGCAAACGAGCATTGCGCCTGGGGTATCCAATAAAGCCAGGGCAATCATTAATTCTGGTTTGGAACCAGCTTCTAAACCAAATTGATGGGGTTTACCAAATTTGACTAAATCTTCAATCAGATGCCGTTGTTGGTTGCATTTGACAGGAAACACTCCACGATAAACACCAGGGTAGTTA encodes the following:
- a CDS encoding cyclic nucleotide-binding domain-containing protein; amino-acid sequence: MLSSVDRLLFVRRVPIFKELRDDFIVRLTSVMHELSFPANYTIFRQGEEGRSLYIVVSGRVKVHIGNKFLAEVEQGKYFGEMAVFDTQPRSATATTIEPCECLELTQEQLYDAIEETPEIAVNIIRELSRLIRRLNESVEVTHS
- the pdxH gene encoding pyridoxamine 5'-phosphate oxidase; protein product: MNTTIADLRKDYTLQDLTETEVDPNPFIQFKKWFEQALAAQLPEPNAMTLATATPDAKPAARMVLLKDFDERGFVFFTNYDSHKGQELAENPQAALVFWWAELERQVRICGHVEKVSEAESDKYFESRPPNSRLGAWVSHQSEVIESRELLEKRMELFQSKYENQEVPRPPHWGGLRVIPSEMEFWQGRPSRLHDRLLYTLLDDGSWKIERLSP
- a CDS encoding FAD-binding domain-containing protein gives rise to the protein MLRKFTSRDELITYLREQFPQAAERDDHISNTIGGRKAAQKALQKVDPAAYSKTRNFFTGAVTKLSPYIRYGVLSLAEIREYVLDHVQQPEDATKLINELGWRDYWQRLYVKLGDGIWQDQEEYKTGYTVSEYAPELPQDIQAGSTGRVCIDSFSQELRETGYLHNHGRMWLAAYIIHWRRIRWQAGAKWFLQHLLDGDPASNNMSWQWVASTFSHKPYFFNRENLERYTKGVYCQKCPLYGHCDFEGSYEELEQKLFPKGEFTKQPNSQSWQRGKKGKK
- a CDS encoding peptidoglycan-binding domain-containing protein, whose product is MNWKVIALVPAIALATTLPAYSVTKEKTTNPTTTTHVTQPHTQPNNTAKKATPVQKANAKRKPTNVAQRSNILTIGSRGESVKNVQNLLKKQGFYTADVNGVFDKNTRAAVIKFQKSKKLRADGIIGSRTLAALQ
- a CDS encoding DNA polymerase; translation: MNKPIIWIHGDCLSPSNPAFQEYPDAPAIWVWDDALIEEWQLSLKRIAFIYECLLELPVEIRRGNVAQEILAFAKEHNANLVVTAESPSPRFDDICDDIERSMKLEVLAVEPFFEYDGYIDLKRFSRYWKVAEKYVFEC
- a CDS encoding segregation/condensation protein A — translated: MDASELLETITLLIDQAERGEIDPWDVKVIEVIDRYLEFMAPEATTKGYEADLSQSGQAFLSASMLVLFKANTLMQWSTAGDVPEILEDDGITDLENGLSHQRRLPLELQLRRRPSAMPPPKRRVTLQELIEQLQLMANQLKLVQKVDKPARVKRQPSVRTMRQALELAHQENLTEVAQELEELLRSAAQELFQEQNYVTLEQLVQLWSQNQQPQHNNSHHESEHSHLVGVFWALLLLSAQSKVELFQAEFYQEIQIRLITDAPNIPKSVEQPIN
- a CDS encoding sugar phosphate nucleotidyltransferase — translated: MKAMILAAGKGTRVRPITYTTPKPMIPILQKPVMEFLLELLRQHGFDQIMVNVSHLAEEIENYFRDGQRFGVQIAYSFEGKIDDGKLVGEAIGSAGGMRRIQDFSPFFDDTFVVLCGDALIDLDLTAAVKWHKSKGSIATIISKSVPLEEVSSYGVVVTDEDGRVKAFQEKPSVEEALSTNINTGIYIFEPDVFQYIPSGVEYDIGSQLFPKLVEIGAPFYAIPMDFEWVDIGKVPDYWRAIRGVLLGEIKNVQIPGHEVAPGIYTGLNVAINWDKVEITGPVYIGGMTRIEDGAKIVGPAMIGPNCWICSGATVDNSVIFEWSRLGPGVRLVDKLVFGRYCVDKTGASIDVQAAALDWLITDARQAPPVHTPLERQAIEELLGTNAS
- the speA gene encoding biosynthetic arginine decarboxylase — protein: MGVESTATSDEVVQLPSNGHKSEVKNHKQKKLLPPSTAAGDLPRAWKIEDSEALYRIEGWGQPYFSINAAGHVTVSPKGDRGGSLDLFELVNALKQRNLGLPLLIRFSDILEDRIERLNACFAKAIARYNYPGVYRGVFPVKCNQQRHLIEDLVKFGKPHQFGLEAGSKPELMIALALLDTPGAMLVCNGYKDREYIETAMLAQRLGQTPIIVLEQIEEVDLVIAANRQLGIKPILGVRAKLSTQGMGRWGTSSGDRAKFGLTMPEIIEAVDKLREAELIESLQLLHFHIGSQISAINVIKDAIQEASRIYVELAMLGADMKYLDVGGGLGVDYDGSQTNFYASKNYNMQNYANDIVAELKDTCAERQIPVPTLISESGRAIASHQSVLIFDILSTSDVPLQPPEPPQEGESPIINYLWETYQSINKENYQEFFHDATQFKEEAISRFNLGILRLRERAKAERLYWACCQKILDITRQQDYVPDELEDLEKIMASIYYSNLSVFQSAPDCWAIDQLFPIMPIHRLDEEPTRRGILADLTCDSDGKIDRFIDLRDVKSVLELHTFQPGEPYYLGMFLNGAYQEIMGNLHNLFGDTNAVHIQLTPKGYQIQHVVKGDTMSEVVSYVQYDSEDMVENIRQRCEKALEEKRITLAESQRLLQTYEQSLRRYTYLNS
- a CDS encoding FUSC family protein produces the protein MPSTNKRPFRWLLQQFQLKPGKPAIFSGFRSLLILGVPIGLGIMTGNAAASAVATMAAWFVGMVNVDGTYRQQLRAMIAATIAVTLVFLIASLVSSHLWLAIPATFVVIFIAGLAGLYGNVAASVSLVTSIMFVIALARFATFTNFPTLILHCLLCLAGGTWTILLSLGFWAVQPHDLVRQAVANCYLSLSQFVDLVKERVFDYQDTQAWTERFLPAQDAVIQNLTAARSLWTARWTVQKGANQQGNNLLVLIEDVNQILNGIVALNELLAIASAHQLFSHLQTEIQQAIAQLVIALEMLSKVIAKGKNSVHLGDLHRTIEALQHQWQVLRSQILCTTHPQTDDYGDLVNLRQITSSLINLAQQIQTDAAIVADYNQGKQRLIPQADISTLPESNSAVIINTLRNNLTFDSLTFRHALRLALITTFAEFLAAILQLPRGYWITLTALVALKPNFGGTSETTVQRVFGTMLGGFMGIVLILLVQNQNAIALCLLLLVFMAMSVRPLSYSLFTILLTPAIILLLNLISAGGWQVGVLRIIDSIFGGVLALAGSYLLFPSWERQQLPIQLEKTIRANLAYFQQVITNYLNPEQNGLTSINNLRHQAALENANATAAAQRLFSEPRHVQGEIEPVMTLILYIRGFFSSVTTLAEHLREFSGQYQFTELSQITDTIVQIVENLADSLQQKQPPQSLPPLDNYLEIIHNQVEQLHTARLSEIPRHSHTVTPTLQAVREQTTLSTELERIINEIKVIHCVIARWQS